A single genomic interval of Aquisalimonas asiatica harbors:
- a CDS encoding c-type cytochrome has translation MLLGATRSIGWVLVLLAPLPAVADNADLVRGERIFITQCAGCHAVAPGSHRAGPSLHNILNRPAGAVSEFQYSPAMENADVVWTPETLDAFLENPEQVVPGSRMVFWGLDERERELVIRYLREISSD, from the coding sequence ATGCTTCTAGGCGCCACGCGCTCCATCGGGTGGGTGCTTGTGCTGCTGGCGCCATTACCGGCCGTGGCGGACAACGCCGACCTGGTGCGCGGCGAGCGGATATTCATCACCCAGTGCGCGGGCTGCCACGCGGTTGCGCCGGGCAGCCACCGGGCCGGGCCAAGCCTGCACAACATTCTCAACCGGCCGGCTGGCGCGGTGAGCGAGTTCCAGTATTCACCCGCCATGGAGAACGCCGACGTGGTGTGGACCCCGGAGACGCTGGACGCCTTTCTCGAGAATCCGGAGCAGGTGGTTCCGGGCTCGCGGATGGTGTTCTGGGGGCTGGACGAGCGGGAGCGGGAGTTGGTGATCCGGTATTTGAGGGAGATTTCCTCCGATTAG